One Nocardia sp. BMG111209 DNA segment encodes these proteins:
- a CDS encoding MFS transporter, which produces MSTVPTTVLSEADGADTDTGRLVDASRGRLLAVVVAIVLYTEVLPLQVAMVGAGVQKITKSFPTVGANISWTIIIVALVGASLTPLLGKMADIWGKRRIFVLCGVVFVVGAVICALTSSWTLFLVGRGLSAAAIATQVIAYGLLRDLLPRKYVALGLGASATGLGFSAIMGPIIGGYLVDNYDWRALFWFLAIFTIVMIPVVLLVVPESKLRVKDRLDLVGAALLAAGIALVLIYLDKGQEWGWGRPTTLAWVIGGVVLLGLFFVVEFRTRRPIMNMRLLLSPTMGAVLLFGFLGPASCNCRHIRSVTWSRSRPPGN; this is translated from the coding sequence ATGTCCACAGTTCCCACGACAGTGTTGTCGGAGGCCGACGGCGCCGATACCGATACCGGAAGGCTGGTCGACGCTTCGAGAGGGCGTCTGCTGGCCGTGGTGGTGGCGATCGTGCTGTACACGGAAGTCCTTCCGCTGCAGGTCGCCATGGTCGGGGCCGGTGTGCAGAAGATCACCAAGTCGTTCCCCACGGTCGGCGCCAACATCAGCTGGACGATCATCATCGTGGCGCTGGTGGGTGCGTCGCTCACGCCGTTGCTGGGCAAGATGGCCGACATCTGGGGCAAGCGCCGCATATTCGTCCTGTGCGGCGTGGTATTCGTCGTGGGGGCGGTGATCTGCGCGCTGACCTCCAGTTGGACACTGTTCCTGGTCGGACGGGGCCTGTCGGCGGCGGCGATCGCGACCCAGGTCATCGCCTACGGGCTGTTGCGGGATCTGCTGCCGCGTAAATATGTGGCACTCGGGTTGGGCGCCAGCGCAACAGGTTTGGGGTTCTCGGCCATCATGGGACCGATCATCGGTGGCTACCTGGTCGACAACTACGATTGGCGGGCGCTGTTCTGGTTCCTGGCGATCTTCACCATCGTCATGATCCCGGTCGTGCTGCTCGTGGTGCCGGAATCGAAACTGCGAGTGAAGGACCGGCTCGATCTGGTCGGCGCCGCGCTGCTGGCCGCCGGAATCGCGCTGGTGCTGATCTATCTGGACAAGGGCCAGGAGTGGGGCTGGGGGCGGCCCACGACCCTGGCCTGGGTGATCGGCGGTGTGGTGCTGCTGGGGTTGTTCTTCGTCGTCGAATTCCGTACGCGCAGGCCGATCATGAACATGCGGTTGCTGTTGTCGCCGACGATGGGTGCGGTGCTGCTGTTCGGATTCCTGGGGCCGGCATCCTGCAATTGCAGGC